The following proteins are co-located in the Besnoitia besnoiti strain Bb-Ger1 chromosome Unknown contig00007, whole genome shotgun sequence genome:
- a CDS encoding uncharacterized protein (encoded by transcript BESB_073640), with translation MMQSRPPAGGRGRHMVLPAWMTQGQNAGAASTPNGAAAAPTPAAARAPAPSVPPSSSVSSGLTGGRAAAPQPPAGLSSSLSLPSASFSPGFSRANDAPPTALAAAGAALGAPRVNPYAGAASVSSLPGANALSSSLNGDVKTFSGIARWMDEGSRGRSRSRSGSRRSSSRDGFRRGRDDDRRRRSSASSRSSSGGRGKSRRGRSSSAASRRRGRDRRDSSRDRGDGGSPTGGRRSSRKDRRRGRSRSSGSPSDVDGRRNRSTSPGRRGDRYGSRRLAGDSSPRRRNDRSRSRSGRRARGRSQSEDRRRSRDGRTGRSKRSPSPSDHSPGAADASRTSAATLADRLMEVRQMPRSKRASRRSDVLMFLARDDDFYAEDRQGRGFRRDAFLTEMVLDAPETKVRVNKRLLLEESERHSFSVDFEEHTEGRDQVVLYECVNGKVVRVYCFRDSESLVREKLPLEDLKKTRIYAKAWKYCSRKGVPSSAQHHYFDYVHNPEVIG, from the exons ATGATGCAAAGTCGCCCGCCGGCTGGTGGGCGGGGGCGTCACATGGTCCTGCCGGCGTGGATGACTCAAGGACAaaacgccggcgccgcctcgactcccaacggcgccgcggctgcgccaacgcccgcggctgcccgcgcccCTGCCCCTTCTGTcccgccgtcttcctccgtctcttcAGGCTTGACTGGggggcgcgctgcagcgcctcagccgccagCTGGCCTCAGCTCCTCCCTGTCACTCCCCAGCGCGTCTTTCAGCCCTGGTTTCAGTCGCGCAAACGACGCTCCGCCCAcggccctcgcggccgctggagccgcgttgggcgcgcctcgcgtcaaTCCGTACGCAGGAGCGGCGTCAGTCTCTTCGCTACCAGGCGCGAAcgcgctttcttcctctctgaaCGGCGATGTGAAGACCTTCTCCGGCATCGCTCGCTGGATGGACGAAGGCAGCCGTgggcgcagcagaagccgcagcggcagccggcgctCGAGTTCTCGGGACGGcttccgcagaggccgagacgacgacagacggcgcagaagcagcgcctcctctcgttcctcgtctggcggccgcggcaagtcgcgcagagggcgcagcagcagcgcagccagTCGGCGTCGTGGTCGAGACAGGAGGGACTCCTCCAGAGacaggggcgacggcggaagcccgaccggaggcaggcgcagcagccgaaaAGACCGCCGAAGGGGGAgatcgcgcagcagcggcagtcCAAGCGACGTCGACGGCAGGCGAAACAGATCGACAAGCCcggggagaagaggcgatCGGTACGGCTCACGAAGGCTGGCAGGCGACTCCTCCCCCAGGCGACGAAACGACCGCagcaggagccgcagcggccgcagggcTCGCGGACGAAGTCAAAGCGAGGatcgcagacgcagcagagacgggcGAACCGGCCGATCAAAGAGGAGTCCCTCACCGTCTGACCACAGCCCGGGGGCCGCGGATGCCTCGCGTACCAGCGCTGCGACGCTTGCAGACAG GCTTATGGAGGTCAGACAGATGCCCCGGTCGAAGCGCGCAAGTCGACGCTCAGATGTGCTCATGTTTCTCGCCAGAGAC GACGACTTCTACGCCGAGGACAGACAGGGACGAGGCTTCCGCCGAGATGCTTTCCTGACTGA AATGGTTCTCGATGCGCCAGAGACGAAAGTGCGCGTGAACAAGCGGCTGCTTCTCGAAGAATCCGAG CGTCACTCCTTCTCCGTGGACTTCGAAGAGCACACCGAGGGCCGCGATCAAGTCGTTTTGTACGAGTGCGTCAATGGCAAGGTGGTTCGCGTATACTGCTTCAGAG ATAGTGAAAGCCTGGTTCGAGAAAAGCTTCCCCTGGAAGACTTGAAGAAGACGCGTATTTATGCCAAGGCTTGGAAGTACTGCTCAAGAAAGG GGGTGCCTTCAAGTGCACAGCACCACTATTTCGACTACGTGCACAACCCGGAGGTGATCGGATAG
- a CDS encoding uncharacterized protein (encoded by transcript BESB_073650) yields MATSSSHTTPTFLATSWQPAPAAPAARSSPPVGSAPQNGARVFCIPGPPLAADRSCSLFTCGSQTGVTRLQPLFRTDGLAEADAAADHCSASFSLSATAAVAVAQSAGSPVVAVVPIDFSAMECRPAGMTAPEEEREPQRFLPAFPVVVGLENGQVWLYEWQQAEPGGTGGEASPSAPKCVAQHLLCRQMAKPITICIANVRRNADVDDDEEDSQKYRFEAYVLYSNGMVVVWKKGRRDRKELGPVEGAVHMSVEAEGRYIAVSSSTRKLVVFRRKEAPTDDDFLSFSKCFDQEVFRKQLNSACAAGVQLQTSWHPDGDCLFLPGASSVRMLKTSTMAIESLDFASSGFDPLVVFDRVAVVRLSPLASSPRHGEATATAVVLLASVRSSIRAWAVEQQQPLFYIEAGSNSSSSNGDRLLQIAAWRSYSGASNQAGHAFFSPALEIALVREDGAISIVGVRSQRLLEIVSKSTETSGSAATSVEKQVKSEPTENVSETNKGVNSGGMNAEDEETPEAEQNVPASPSGGPQSVEGASHEAADSASPPRSRSGGLSPSPVRMGAKEHSDAVNRSVSEKSYGEKSRDVVAGTPMKKKHDRDSEDEGTRGRRSASASVSPRNGEKKKRKERKNAADSTPVRRFIEMQAEEASEHDDENDGEQLFGAAGEEDGEECPHKGQREKRKRKALREERHKKRRKQDGSPLDGEDAGSALSDFEKESDAPPLDEEDEEDDSLHTLLSSFSFLSGKDGEKQAAAGEAAADGAHGEAAKDAASSPRSGEKALLETMRKALLQLHSRQKEGRKEQLAAKRRTQRLQRENARLRAELHGLRRTHQALLARGYGLEEGRRGWEVHRAVTPGACKQPGDAATPWCLFWNQHGHVTKTTAGDKTTLEIFNFSPAAALSGTSRKRITDYTSACMAALSKVGVALASVGSTRPLLPSRVEFRSLQDSSQWTKTLPVPERPLGVALGDSFVAVVTSSDLLRIFSTSGIALSLTRLPGVPVAVCASHQLLFVVVATTAASAGEAQHQRQRRRPAGGRDAHDERFFFSCMLLHVHPPPSAPTAPYLLPFGCRDRVAQLPALMAKAFPAIDVIHEGPLVLNHPLDWVNISTGGMPSVKDTSGQVWSLLPSWGRAMEGPVPYSLSWLPIVNLFEAAGGSLQGDAPPPSIKFWPLYVDEAKGEIMVVRLKASKLREASSGDAEEAEREAADGVSSGVSSRPPQEPSCAVAAPMFGYTVEQLPLRLPFTDVWPYMRWRQLLLKDKNLKGVVAQTGSSKGDAAVAMGEAALVPWHQFDEVRMRNEVVLRFVCVALRNWEGGGAGGGAGGPENQQDVLKMEQAQESVEAEKRFMAIVKNHDKFALREFLACREDRRLHPAALDVAVRFKMPNVASHARESLNGDTRMQVEKLREALEWQESEGLLEGAGALSPPPVAAGVGSLPASQASFSAHATRSEIENQHPAFSKRRPVEEQGGSPGSSPRKFAMRDPPHAVAGKFGSGGKAVNPLEAPERKSWMRAGSRSHQKFSAFRQAD; encoded by the exons TGGGTCGCCAGTCGTGGCTGTCGTCCCGATCGATTTTTCTGCTATGGAGTGCCGGCCGGCAGGGATGACAGcgcctgaagaagagagagagccccAGCGGTTCCTGCCCGCCTtccccgtcgtcgtcggacTGGAAAACGGGCAAGTATGGCTTTATGAGTGGCAGCAAGCGGAACCTGGTGGGACAGGAGGCGAGGCTTCTCCATCAGCCCCAAAATGCGTGGCACAACACCTGCTCTGTCGGCAAATGGCTAAGCCCATCACCATCTGCATTGCAAATGTTCGACGGAATGCCGATGTAGATGATGACGAGGAGGACAGCCAGAAATATCGGTTCGAGGCTTACGTCCTCTACAGCAACGGAATGGTAGTTGTGTGGAAAAAGGGCAGGAGAGACCGGAAGGAACTCGG GCCAGTAGAGGGTGCAGTTCACATGAGTGTCGAGGCGGAAGGTCGCTACATCGCTGTGTCGTCGAGCACCAGGAAGCTCGTTGTGTTCCGAAGGAAGGAGGCGCCCACCGATGACGACTTCCTAAGTTTCAGCAAATGCTTTGACCAAGAAGTGTTTCGCAAACAGCTGAattccgcgtgcgcggcgggtgtgcagctgcagacatCGTG GCATCCCGATGGCGACTGCCTCTTTTTGCCCGGGGCTTCGTCAGTGCGCATGCTGAAGACGTCAACGATGGCGATCGAGTCGCTCGACTTCGCGTCTTCCGGCTTCGACCCGCTAGTGGTTTTCGACAGAGTTGCCGTCGTCAGATTGAGCCcactcgcctcgtcgcctcgccacGGAGAAGCAACAGCCACGGCCGTCGTTCTTCTCGCGTCAGTCCGTTCCTCGATCCGGGCCTGGGCTgtggagcagcagcagccgctcttCTACATTGAAGCAG GAAGCAATTCTTCCTCTTCCAATGGAGATCGACTTCTTCAAATAGCCGCATGGCGTTCCTACTCGGGCGCCTCGAACCAAGCAGGCCACGCCTTTTTTTCACCGGCGTTGGAGATCGCTCTTGTtcgcgaggacggcgcaATCAGCATTGTCGGCGTCCGTTCTCAGCGTCTCTTGGAGATCGTATCCAAATCGACAGAGACTAgtggctccgcggcgacttCTGTGGAGAAGCAGGTGAAAAGCGAGCCGACAGAGAACGTGAGTGAGACGAACAAAGGCGTGAATTCCGGAGGAATGAACGCAGAGGATGAGGAGACGCCTGAGGCGGAGCAGAAcgtgcctgcgtctccaTCTGGAGGGCCGCAATCTGTGGAAGGCGCGAGCCACGAAGCGGCGgactctgcgtcgccccccAGGTCTAGATCTGGGggcctgtctccgtcgccagTTCGGATGGGAGCTAAGGAGCATAGTGACGCTGTGAACAGAAGCGTAAGCGAGAAAAGTTATGGGGAGAAAAGCCGAGACGTCGTGGCTGGAACTCCCATGAAGAAGAAGCATGATAGGGACAGTGAAGACGAAGGGAcccgagggcggcgaagcgcctcggcgtcagTTTCGCCCCGCaacggagagaagaagaagagaaaggagcGGAAGAACGCAGCAGACTCGACCCCGGTCCGCCGGTTCATCGAGATGCaggccgaagaggcgagcgaacACGACGATGAaaacgacggcgagcagTTGTTTGGAGCAGCcggggaggaggacggcgaagagtGTCCGCACAAAGGCCAGCGGGAGAAGCGCAAGAGGAAGGCACTCCGAGAGGAGCGCCACAAGAAACGAAGAAAGCAGGACG GCTCGCCactcgacggcgaagacgcgggctCGGCGTTGTCGGACTTCGAAA aggagagcgacgctccccccctcgacgaggaggacgaagaagacgacagccTGCACACcctgctttcttctttttccttcctctcggggaaagacggcgagaagcaagccgccgccggagaggctgccgccgaTGGAGCCCatggcgaggccgcgaaagacgcggcgtcgtcgcctcgctctggagagaaggcgctgctggagacCATGCGCaaggctctgctgcagctgcactcCAGGCAGAAGGAGGggcggaaggagcagctggcggcgaagcgccgcactcagcggctgcagagagaaaacgcgcgacTTCGCGCAGAGCTCCACGGCCTCCGCAGAACGCACCAGGCCCTGCTCGCGAGAGGCTACGGGCTTGAAGAAGGACGCCGTGGCTGGGAGGTCCACAGAGCCGTGACCCCGGGAGCGTGCAAACAACCTGGAGATGCCGCCACACCGTG GTGTCTGTTTTGGAATCAGCACGGCCACgtgacgaagacgacggctgGGGACAAGACGACGCTAGAGATTTTCAACTtctcccccgcggcggctctcTCGGGCACCAGCAGAAAGCGCATCACAGACTACACGAGCGCCTGCATGGCTGCCCTCAGCAAagtcggcgtcgcgctggcCTCCGTCGGCTCGActcggcctctgctgccCAGTAGAGTGGAATTCAG GTCGCTCCAAGACTCCTCGCAGTGGACGAAGACGCTGCCGGTGCCGGAGCGCCCGCTGGGGGTGGCGCTGGGCGACTCGTTCGTCGCGGTGGTGACGTCGAGCGATCTGCTTCGAATTTTCTCCACTAGCGGCATTGCGCTGTCGCTCACGCGCCTGCCAGGCGTccccgtcgccgtctgcgccagcCACCAGCTCTTGTTTGTGGTCGTCGCCACGacggcagcctctgcgggcgaggcgcagcaccagcgacagcgcaggcgacccgcgggcggccgcgacgcacaTGACGAGCgattcttcttctcctgcaTGCTCCTCCACGttcacccccccccctccgcgccgactGCGCCCTACTTGCTGCCCTTCGGttgccgcgaccgcgtcgcgcagctcccCGCGCTCATGGCGAAGGCCTTCCCCGCCATCGACGTCATTCACGAGG gcCCGCTGGTCCTGAACCATCCGCTGGACTGGGTCAACATCTCCACTGGCGGAATGCCGTCCGTGAAAGACACCTCAG GCCAGGTGTGGAGCTTGCTGCCGTCTTGGGGACGCGCCATGGAAGGCCCGGTGCCCTACAGCCTCTCTTGGCTGCCGATTGTGAATCTCTTcgaagcggcaggcggctctctgcagggcgatgcgccgccgccttcaatCAAGTTCTGGCCGCTCTACGTCGACGAAGCCAAG GGCGAGATCATGGTGGTGCGTTTGAAAGCCTCAAAGCTCAGAGAGGCGTCTtctggcgacgccgaggaagcggagcgcgaggcggcggacggcgtgTCCTCGGGTGtctcgtcgcggccgcctcagGAGCCGTCGTgcgcagtcgccgcgcctATGTTTGGCTACACGGTGGAGCAGttgccgctgcgtctgccgttCACGGACGTATGGCCCTATATGCGGTggcgccagctgctgctgaaggacAAGAACTTGAAGGGTGTCGTCGCGCAGACGGGCAGCAGtaagggcgacgccgcggtgGCCATGGGGGAAGCCGCACTAGTCCCCTGGCACCAGTTCGACGAGGTCAGGATGAGAAATGAAGTCGTGCTGAggttcgtctgcgtcgcgctgcgcaaCTGGGAaggtggcggcgccggcggcggcgctgggggACCCGAGAATCAGCAGGACGTCCTCAAGATGgagcaggcgcaggagagcGTCGAGGCCGAGAAGCGCTTCATGGCGATAGTGAAAAACCACGACAAATTCGCCCTGCGAGAGTTCCTCGCTTGCAGAGAAGACAGACGG CTGCACCCTGCGGCGCTAGACGTTGCTGTCCGCTTCAAAATGCCAAACGTCGCGTcccacgcgcgcgagtctctcaACGGCGACACGCGAATGCAGGTCGA AAAACTTCGCGAAGCGCTGGAGTGGCAAGAATCCGAGGGCCTcctggagggcgcgggcgcgctttcgcctccgccagtggccgccggcgtcggctcCTTGCCGGCGTCGCAAgcctcgttttctgcgcACGCGACTCGAAGCGAAATCGAAAACCAGCACCCTGCATTCAGCAAGCGAAGACCTGTCGAAGAGCAGGGCGGGTCGCCAGGCTCCTCCCCGAGGAAATTCGCGATGCGCGATCCTCCCCACGCGGTTGCCGGCAAGTTCGGCTCAGGAGGAAAGGCGGTCAACCCGCTTGAG GCGCCGGAGCGGAAGTCTTGGATGCGCGCGGGGAGCCGCAGCCACCAGAAGTTCTCGGCATTCCGGCAAGCAGACTAG